One Aerosakkonema funiforme FACHB-1375 genomic window, CAGCCTGCATACAAAGATAACGTTAATCCACCTACGGGTACTGAAGACACTGTAGACCCCAGAGATCTTGTCCGCACAGGTAATATCCCGGACAATCCAAAAGAACTGCTCGCCAATCCAGGTTTCGCTCCCCAGATGATAGATCGAAGTGGCGACAACTTGAGGGGAGATTTGCGCGAAGAAGAGTGAAATTAATTGCAAATTTCAGATTTTAAATTTCAAATTGAAATCTAGAATCCAAAATCCTCATATAAACCCGGCTTCTTTGTGTAAGTCCTGCTGAAATCTAAAATCCAAAATCCAAAATCCAAAATCCAAAATTAATTGACGCCTGCCGACCTTTCTTAACAACACAGATGTAGTGCCAAGAAAGCCAACAGGCGTCAAATCTAAGGCTGTGGGTAAGTTTAGAACAGACCCAAGGTAAGAGACTTATCGATCGGGAAAGTCGCACCGATACCCAAGTACAGAGTTACCAAAGTCCCGAACAAAAACACAGTTGTAGCTAGCGGACGGCGGAAGGGGTTTTGGAACTTGTTAACGCTTTCAATGAAAGGAACAAGAATCAGACCCAGAGGTACAGCCGCCATCAACAGCACACCCAGCAGTTTGTTAGGTACTGTACGCAGGATTTGGAAAACAGGCCACAAGTACCATTCTGGGAGAATTTCCAAGGGCGTTGCAAACGGATCGGCTGGTTCTCCCACCATTGCGGGGTCGAGAACGGCGAGACCGATACATAATGCGATCGTCCCCATAATCACAATGGGGAAAACATACAGCAGGTCGTTAGGCCAAGCAGGTTCGCCATAGTAGTTATGACCCATACCCTTGGCCAGTTTTTCACGGAGTACCGGATCGCTTAAATCCGGTTTTTTTATGATGGACATAGTTGAAAAGTTCTCCTCTGTCAGGCTTATAAAAATGCAGTTTAACTTCTGACTATCTTACAAGGGGCCAGAAATACCTTGCTTGCGAATCATCAAGAAGTGTAACAGCATGAAGACGGCAATTAGCCACGGCAGAACAAAGGTGTGGGCGCTGTAGTAGCGAGTCAAGGTTGC contains:
- the petD gene encoding cytochrome b6-f complex subunit IV, encoding MSIIKKPDLSDPVLREKLAKGMGHNYYGEPAWPNDLLYVFPIVIMGTIALCIGLAVLDPAMVGEPADPFATPLEILPEWYLWPVFQILRTVPNKLLGVLLMAAVPLGLILVPFIESVNKFQNPFRRPLATTVFLFGTLVTLYLGIGATFPIDKSLTLGLF